In Pyrus communis chromosome 8, drPyrComm1.1, whole genome shotgun sequence, one genomic interval encodes:
- the LOC137742018 gene encoding large ribosomal subunit protein uL13c-like: MSVLSLAASSSSSFMLSSSATCSSSPKPPFSSSSKPPIKTPFVGFSVAPPQKLWIPSTTDLSFNNEGSPRRSFEVFSSKTKDFVRVPLDQRWMFEDYEVDGPDIWNNTWYPKAADHVNTDKPWFIVDATEKILGRMASTIAIYIRGKNLATYTPSVDMGAFVIVVNAEKVAVSGKKRNQKLYRRHSGRPGGMTVETFDQLQQRIPERIIEHAVRGMLPKGRLGRALFNHLKVYKGPDHPHEAQMPVELPIKDKRIQKQK; the protein is encoded by the exons ATGTCCGTACTCTCGCTCgcagcttcatcttcttcttccttcatgcTTTCATCCTCCGCCACTTGCTCTTCTTCCCCAAAACCCCCATTCTCCTCCTCCTCAAAACCCCCCATTAAAACCCCATTTGTTGGGTTCTCGGTGGCGCCACCACAGAAGCTCTGGATTCCCTCCACCACCGACCTCAGCTTCAACAATGAAGGTTCGCCACGTCGGAGCTTCGAGGTCTTCAGCAGTAAAACTAAGGACTTCGTTCGGGTCCCTTTGGATCAGCGATGGATGTTCGAGGACTACGAAGTCGACGGCCCT GACATTTGGAATAATACGTGGTATCCAAAAGCTGCAGACCATGTGAATACTGACAAGCCATGGTTTATCGTTGATGCCACGGAGAAGATTCTTGGACGAATGGCATCCACAATTGCCATTTACATCCGCGGGAAGAATTTGGCGACCTACACCCCTAGTGTGGACATGGGAGCATTTGTCATTGTG GTAAATGCTGAAAAGGTTGCCGTATCTGGCAAAAAAAGGAACCAAAAACTCTACAGGAGGCATTCTGGACGACCAGGTGGTATGACAGTGGAAACGTTTGACCAGTTACAGCAGAGAATCCCAGAGAGGATTATTGAACATGCTGTTCGTGGCATGCTTCCGAAAGGGAGG CTCGGGAGAGCGCTTTTCAACCACCTAAAGGTGTACAAGGGGCCAGATCATCCCCATGAAGCCCAGATGCCAGTGGAGCTGCCGATTAAGGACAAAAGAATACAAAAACAGAAGTAG
- the LOC137742778 gene encoding protein VTE6, chloroplastic-like produces the protein MALSTTHLLLHIKPPRIPSLFQSQSHRVSSSSLPILRTKFLIPTHPRHSNPPKQTMNRPPAASVQSAVSQAMSLIQSSPPTWQSSVLSNLLIFLLGSPILVSGLSASGIGAAFLLGTLTWRAFGSSGFLLVAAYFVLGTAVTKVRMKQKEAEGVAEKRKGRRGPGSVIGSSAAGCVCAFLSILGVGGSGYSRLWQLGFVASFCTKLSDTVSSEMGKAYGKTTYLVTTLKVVPRGTEGAMSVEGTFAGLLAAILLAFVGCAMGEVSAPEALICVIASQIANLGESIIGAALQDKEGFRWLNNDAVNVINISMGSILAVLMRQVLLQN, from the exons atgGCATTGTCGACAACTCACCTCCTCCTACACATCAAACCCCCTCGAATTCCTTCCTTATTCCAATCCCAATCCCACCGCGTGTCCTCCTCCTCCCTCCCCATCCTCCGCACAAAATTCCTAATCCCAACCCACCCTCGCCACAGCAATCCCCCCAAACAAACAATGAACAGGCCTCCCGCAGCCAGTGTGCAGAGTGCTGTGTCCCAGGCAATGAGTCTGATCCAGTCGTCGCCTCCGACCTGGCAGTCCTCCGTCCTCAGCAACCTCCTGATCTTCCTGCTGGGTTCTCCAATTCTGGTCTCCGGACTCTCTGCCTCTGGCATTGGAGCTGCTTTCTTGCTCGGTACTCTCACTTGGCGCGCTTTTGGGTCATCTGGGTTTCTCCTGGTGGCCGCATACTTCGTCCTT GGCACGGCAGTGACAAAGGTGAGGATGAAACAAAAGGAGGCTGAAGGGGTAGCCGAGAAGAGGAAAGGAAGGAGAGGCCCTGGCAGTGTCATTGGATCCAGTGCTGCTGGTTGTGTCTGTGCTTTCCTGTCAATACTTGGAGTAGGAGGAAGCGGATATTCTCGGCTTTGGCAACTAGGGTTTGTTGCCAGCTTCTGCACTAAATTAAGTGATACTGTCTCGAGTGAGATGGGAAAGGCCTATGGAAAAACAAC GTACTTAGTTACAACATTAAAGGTAGTTCCAAGGGGAACAGAGGGGGCTATGAGTGTTGAGGGAACCTTTGCTGGACTTTTGGCCGCTATCCTTCTTGCGTTTGTTGGTTGTGCCATGGGTGAG GTAAGTGCACCTGAAGCACTGATATGCGTAATAGCTTCGCAAATAGCTAATCTTGGTGAGAGCATTATAGGTGCTGCTCTTCAAGACAAGGAAGGATTTAGATGG CTCAACAACGATGCTGTGAACGTCATAAACATATCGATGGGCAGCATTTTGGCAGTCTTGATGCGGCAGGTTTTGCTCCAGAACTGA
- the LOC137741379 gene encoding kunitz type trypsin inhibitor 106-like gives MMSPTSVGNLISCICLAMAIATIAQPVLDTAGRALQPGIDYYIKPAITDSGGRFTLINRNNSCPFFVGQENVSGPVGLPVTFAPFAAGATVVRESHDQMITFSASTICVSSTAWKVGETNRITQRRLIVAGAPAASEGLPYRSYFMINRVEPERAGVYSLRWCPTDVCPTCRFSNCGPIGALVENGKRLLALHGSVLPVVFERA, from the coding sequence ATGATGTCCCCCACGTCGGTTGGAAACCTCATCAGCTGCATATGTCTAGCCATGGCCATAGCAACCATAGCCCAACCGGTGCTCGACACTGCAGGACGGGCTCTTCAACCCGGCATAGACTACTACATCAAACCAGCCATAACCGACAGCGGAGGCCGTTTCACTCTGATCAACCGAAACAATTCCTGTCCGTTCTTTGTAGGTCAAGAAAACGTCTCAGGCCCCGTGGGCTTACCCGTGACCTTTGCTCCCTTTGCCGCGGGAGCAACTGTGGTGAGGGAGAGCCATGACCAAATGATCACGTTTTCTGCGTCCACAATATGTGTGTCCTCGACTGCATGGAAGGTGGGTGAGACTAATAGAATCACCCAAAGGAGGTTGATTGTCGCCGGAGCACCTGCTGCATCTGAAGGGCTGCCTTATAGAAGCTATTTTATGATAAATAGGGTGGAGCCAGAGAGAGCTGGTGTCTACAGTCTGAGGTGGTGTCCCACTGACGTGTGCCCCACCTGTAGGTTCAGCAACTGTGGGCCCATCGGTGCTTTGGTTGAGAATGGAAAGAGGTTGCTGGCCTTGCATGGTTCTGTGCTTCCTGTTGTGTTTGAGAGGGCTTAA